Proteins encoded by one window of Myxococcus fulvus:
- a CDS encoding DMT family transporter, translated as MWIAYGLGAGVMLGLYDVWTKKAMTGNSVIPVVMWSSLFGALCWVPALIPGALPVPIDPFGLTWREQAWLLPKGVAMTASWILAYYAVRELPISIAGAVRASGPLWTLAGGFLMFRELLTPLQFLGLMLTVCSYYVLSIVGRKEGLALSKSRSFWWMLAATALSAATTVYDKFLVARLALPVLELQASSAFQRCLLSALVFVPYMWRRGAWGLGLTWSWGIPLVGCSWVAAELIYFVAISEPQALVTHLSVLRRTSLIVGFVLSALFFREANIALKSGMIAVLILGMAILILGG; from the coding sequence ATGTGGATTGCGTATGGCCTGGGCGCGGGCGTGATGCTCGGCCTGTATGACGTCTGGACGAAGAAGGCGATGACGGGCAACAGCGTCATCCCCGTCGTCATGTGGTCCTCCCTCTTCGGCGCGCTGTGCTGGGTGCCGGCGCTGATTCCGGGCGCGCTGCCCGTACCCATCGACCCCTTCGGCCTGACGTGGCGCGAGCAGGCGTGGCTGTTGCCCAAGGGCGTGGCGATGACGGCCTCATGGATTCTCGCGTACTACGCGGTGCGCGAGCTGCCCATCTCCATCGCGGGCGCGGTGCGAGCGTCCGGCCCTCTGTGGACGCTCGCGGGCGGGTTCCTGATGTTCCGCGAGCTGCTCACGCCCCTCCAGTTCCTCGGGCTGATGCTCACCGTCTGCTCGTACTACGTGCTGTCCATCGTGGGCCGGAAGGAGGGCCTCGCGCTGTCGAAGAGCCGCTCCTTCTGGTGGATGCTCGCCGCCACCGCGCTGTCGGCGGCGACCACCGTCTACGACAAGTTCCTCGTCGCGCGGCTGGCCCTTCCCGTGCTGGAGCTGCAAGCCAGCTCCGCGTTCCAGCGCTGCCTCTTGTCCGCGCTCGTCTTCGTCCCGTACATGTGGCGACGGGGCGCGTGGGGCCTGGGGCTCACGTGGAGCTGGGGCATCCCCCTGGTGGGGTGCTCGTGGGTGGCGGCGGAGCTCATCTACTTCGTCGCCATCTCCGAGCCCCAGGCTTTGGTGACACACCTGTCCGTGCTGCGCAGGACGAGCCTCATCGTCGGCTTCGTGCTGTCGGCGCTCTTCTTCCGCGAGGCCAACATCGCGCTGAAGTCCGGGATGATCGCCGTGCTCATCCTGGGCATGGCCATCCTCATCCTGGGAGGTTAG
- a CDS encoding aldo/keto reductase has product MSAVGLGLGLLSLGRTWGYRSEPPPTEADGQHLLDTAFELGVRCYDTAPAYGSSEQRFGAFLSRLGAERSSVFVATKLGEHWDAGRQASFTDHSYDALRRSLDESTRLLGRIDLLQVHKATAANVSSPDVLRVLEYAGTLGVRHVGVSVSDVTAAEAACDVGVYSFLQFPFNVLNTTLAPAFELAARHGLQVLVNRPFAMGQLVQEEGREPTRAARESLQHILAQRFSGYVLTGTKSAKHLLETHAVFRSLQG; this is encoded by the coding sequence ATGAGCGCGGTGGGACTGGGGCTCGGGCTGCTCTCGCTCGGGCGCACGTGGGGCTATCGCTCCGAGCCGCCTCCGACCGAGGCCGATGGACAACACCTGCTCGACACCGCGTTCGAGCTGGGGGTGCGCTGCTACGACACCGCGCCCGCGTATGGTTCGAGCGAGCAGCGCTTCGGCGCCTTCCTGTCGCGGCTCGGCGCCGAGCGGAGCTCCGTCTTCGTCGCCACCAAGCTGGGCGAACACTGGGACGCGGGGAGGCAGGCGTCGTTCACGGACCATTCGTACGACGCGCTTCGCAGGAGTCTGGACGAGAGCACGCGGCTGCTCGGGCGCATCGACCTGCTCCAGGTGCACAAGGCGACGGCGGCCAACGTGAGCTCACCTGACGTGTTGCGCGTGCTCGAATACGCGGGGACGCTCGGCGTGCGTCACGTGGGCGTCAGCGTGAGTGATGTCACTGCCGCGGAGGCCGCGTGTGACGTGGGCGTGTATTCGTTCCTCCAGTTCCCGTTCAACGTGTTGAACACCACGCTCGCGCCCGCGTTCGAGCTGGCCGCGCGCCACGGGCTCCAGGTCCTGGTCAACCGTCCCTTCGCCATGGGGCAGCTCGTCCAGGAGGAGGGGAGGGAGCCCACGCGGGCCGCGCGCGAGTCGCTCCAGCACATCCTGGCCCAGCGCTTCTCCGGCTACGTGCTCACGGGCACCAAGTCCGCGAAGCACCTGCTCGAAACCCACGCCGTCTTCCGCTCGCTCCAGGGCTGA
- a CDS encoding AraC family transcriptional regulator, whose product MRLELLAALDAPRRSAGLLTVTEVLALADAGNVVYDPFSVLISRHLKLGEGNVIYPCVTLTCAPTAELRLGNRNVLHTGTLLAAETGAILVGDGNQFGEGGFTAKANRPGARITLGDGGRYLGGASVFGECSLGSGSQLLGAITVDNCKLAGGAPFSDADPDARAAVLKGSGTARGLVLEVGQVILGNGVFRAEDVKPQAFYHPKVKS is encoded by the coding sequence ATGCGGCTTGAGCTGCTCGCGGCCCTGGATGCGCCCCGGCGCTCGGCGGGGTTGTTGACGGTGACGGAGGTGCTCGCGCTCGCGGACGCCGGCAACGTCGTCTACGACCCGTTCTCCGTCCTCATCTCGCGGCACCTGAAGCTGGGCGAGGGCAATGTCATCTACCCGTGCGTCACGCTCACCTGCGCGCCCACGGCCGAGCTGCGGCTGGGGAATCGCAATGTGTTGCACACCGGCACGCTGCTGGCCGCGGAGACGGGCGCCATCCTCGTCGGCGATGGCAACCAGTTCGGTGAGGGAGGATTCACCGCGAAGGCCAACCGTCCCGGCGCGCGCATCACCCTCGGCGATGGCGGCCGCTATCTCGGCGGGGCGTCGGTGTTCGGCGAGTGCTCGCTCGGCTCGGGCTCACAGCTGCTCGGGGCCATCACGGTGGACAACTGCAAGCTGGCGGGCGGCGCGCCCTTCAGTGACGCGGACCCGGACGCGCGCGCGGCGGTGCTCAAGGGCTCGGGGACGGCGCGGGGGCTGGTGCTCGAGGTGGGGCAGGTCATCCTGGGCAACGGCGTGTTCCGCGCCGAGGACGTGAAGCCCCAGGCCTTCTATCACCCGAAGGTGAAGTCATGA
- a CDS encoding NAD(P)/FAD-dependent oxidoreductase — protein sequence MTRNLQRYDVVLVGGGVTGLMASHKLARLGLRLLLLEKQPTLASGPSTRNEGWLHRGSYHAGSVKDRQAAVQVARRCIYGHEQIRAFAPEAVEDADRPPMVLVRDADRLEELVSRWDEAGVFYRPLTKAQASARFPSADLTRASEAFEVADVSINTRMLYRKLLTSAQQGGAEVLTGARLEHVRGSEATVVMADGSTLQLESRLFVYSTGFGARDLFRQFFELELPIRYWKSHLVVVPRLGGHGLFYVDPHEAAMMHHGDYSVVGLNEDALLCANPDYLVVPERADNLHRALERLVPGWRNAGTYSDVACTKVDFAPDATSARSLNIAIHEPVPGHICILPGKMTEAPFLTDVLTARLYERLEDGLIAKRPCDVLHASLASVAREAHHAA from the coding sequence GTGACGCGAAACCTGCAGCGATATGACGTGGTGTTGGTGGGGGGCGGGGTGACGGGATTGATGGCGAGCCACAAGCTGGCGCGGCTCGGCCTGCGGTTGTTGTTGTTGGAGAAGCAGCCGACGTTGGCGAGCGGGCCGTCCACGCGCAACGAGGGCTGGCTGCACCGGGGCAGCTATCACGCGGGCTCGGTGAAGGACCGGCAGGCGGCGGTGCAGGTGGCGCGGCGCTGCATCTACGGCCACGAGCAGATTCGCGCCTTCGCGCCGGAGGCGGTGGAGGACGCGGACCGTCCGCCCATGGTGCTGGTGCGGGACGCGGACCGGCTCGAGGAGCTGGTGTCGCGGTGGGACGAGGCGGGCGTGTTCTATCGGCCGCTGACGAAGGCGCAGGCCTCCGCGCGCTTCCCGTCGGCGGACCTGACGCGGGCCTCGGAGGCGTTCGAGGTGGCGGACGTGAGCATCAACACGCGGATGCTGTACCGCAAGCTGCTCACCTCCGCGCAGCAGGGCGGCGCCGAGGTGCTCACCGGCGCCCGTCTGGAGCACGTGCGCGGCTCGGAGGCCACCGTCGTCATGGCGGACGGCTCGACGCTGCAGCTGGAGTCACGGCTGTTCGTCTACTCGACGGGCTTCGGCGCAAGGGACTTGTTCCGCCAGTTCTTCGAGCTGGAGCTGCCCATCCGCTACTGGAAGAGCCACCTGGTGGTGGTGCCTCGGCTGGGCGGCCACGGGCTGTTCTACGTGGACCCGCACGAGGCGGCGATGATGCACCACGGGGACTACAGCGTCGTGGGGCTCAACGAGGACGCGCTCCTGTGCGCGAACCCCGACTATCTCGTGGTGCCCGAGCGCGCCGACAACCTGCACCGCGCGCTGGAGCGCCTGGTGCCGGGCTGGAGGAATGCGGGCACGTACAGCGACGTCGCGTGCACCAAGGTGGACTTCGCGCCGGATGCCACGTCCGCGCGCTCGCTCAACATCGCCATCCACGAGCCGGTGCCGGGCCACATCTGCATCCTGCCGGGGAAGATGACCGAGGCGCCGTTCCTCACCGACGTGCTCACGGCGCGGCTCTACGAGCGGCTGGAGGACGGGCTCATCGCGAAGCGGCCGTGTGACGTGCTCCACGCCAGCCTCGCCTCCGTCGCGCGGGAGGCCCACCATGCGGCTTGA
- a CDS encoding M4 family metallopeptidase, translating into MSIRRTEGSKPTVLPTISSEARPKSAAKTPTAANVIKDGFGPAAKTSDLARAENTLKPLPPPVGRLALDSKEAQSAIQTALQHLDVAPKLPSQGLRGGIQYPSFVPKNVERDELGMTHVRLDRQHEGVKVYGEQVVAHLAKDGKVDSVTGDQSKIPAGLGTQKPALSNAQVLDIALKEFKGTPDRQPHSERIIYKDPSGEYRSAYRVEVADTTATENPRRMNYFIDANSGKVYEKFNTIDGFKNCPCATHGGVADTKGASGAKGAAAAPADVNVSTTVNAQIKDKGSVTSKVTVADDVTVDKLKLSLDITHSYKGDLKVTLTSPSGKTFDVHNRTGGSADNIKQDFDLSAFAGESAKGEWTLKVSDHAAGDKGKLVKWGLSITPKATQQPPTDPTTPPAGGADDTSIYSGKVALETKKQADGTYTLEDGTRGKGVSTYDARNQEEASGQTQIKDDNNVWGEATDPERNRAAVDAHYGAAMTYDFLKNVLGRDSIDGKGEKLVSYVHVSENFVNAYWDGEKMSYGDGDGVDSGPLTALDIAGHEIAHGLTERTAGLIYRGESGGLNEAFSDIMGAGVEWYASTQNPAVKFNWTIGETAWTPTNGDDTDGLRYMDDPKKDNYSIDNYKDYPKQTEVHGSSGIANNAFYLLANGGTNRTSKIEVKDGIGMEKGLKIYYRALAHYMTPSTTFAQARTATIKAATDLYGADSAEVTKVKESWTAVGVN; encoded by the coding sequence ATGAGCATTCGCCGCACTGAAGGTTCGAAGCCGACGGTTCTCCCCACCATCTCCTCCGAGGCTCGGCCCAAGAGCGCCGCGAAGACCCCGACGGCCGCGAACGTCATCAAGGACGGGTTCGGCCCGGCCGCGAAGACGTCCGACCTGGCCCGCGCGGAGAACACGCTCAAGCCGCTGCCTCCCCCCGTCGGCCGCCTGGCGCTGGACAGCAAGGAGGCGCAGTCCGCCATCCAGACCGCGCTGCAGCACCTGGACGTGGCCCCCAAGCTCCCGTCGCAGGGCCTGCGCGGCGGCATCCAGTACCCCTCCTTCGTCCCCAAGAACGTGGAGCGGGACGAGCTGGGCATGACGCACGTGCGCCTGGACCGGCAGCACGAGGGCGTGAAGGTCTACGGCGAGCAGGTCGTCGCGCACCTGGCCAAGGACGGCAAGGTCGACAGCGTCACGGGTGACCAGTCCAAGATTCCGGCCGGCCTCGGCACGCAGAAGCCCGCGCTGTCCAACGCGCAGGTGCTGGACATCGCGCTCAAGGAGTTCAAGGGTACGCCGGACCGCCAGCCGCACTCCGAGCGCATCATCTACAAGGACCCGTCGGGCGAGTACCGCTCCGCGTACCGCGTGGAGGTCGCCGACACCACGGCCACCGAGAACCCGCGCCGGATGAACTACTTCATCGACGCGAACAGCGGGAAGGTCTACGAGAAGTTCAACACCATCGACGGCTTCAAGAACTGCCCCTGCGCCACGCACGGCGGTGTGGCCGACACGAAGGGCGCCTCCGGTGCGAAGGGCGCCGCCGCGGCCCCCGCGGACGTGAACGTCTCCACGACGGTCAACGCGCAGATCAAGGACAAGGGCTCGGTCACCTCCAAGGTGACGGTCGCCGACGACGTCACGGTGGACAAGCTCAAGCTGTCGCTGGACATCACCCACTCGTACAAGGGTGACCTGAAGGTCACGCTGACCAGCCCCTCCGGCAAGACGTTCGACGTGCACAACCGCACGGGCGGCAGCGCGGACAACATCAAGCAGGACTTCGACCTGAGCGCCTTCGCGGGCGAGTCCGCCAAGGGCGAGTGGACGCTGAAGGTGAGCGACCATGCCGCGGGCGACAAGGGCAAGCTGGTCAAGTGGGGCCTGTCCATCACCCCCAAGGCGACGCAGCAGCCGCCCACGGACCCGACGACGCCCCCGGCGGGCGGCGCGGACGACACGTCCATCTACAGCGGCAAGGTCGCGCTGGAGACCAAGAAGCAGGCGGACGGCACGTACACGCTCGAGGACGGCACGCGCGGCAAGGGCGTGTCCACGTACGACGCGCGCAACCAGGAAGAGGCCAGCGGCCAGACGCAGATCAAGGACGACAACAACGTCTGGGGCGAGGCCACGGACCCGGAGCGCAACCGCGCCGCCGTCGACGCGCACTACGGCGCGGCGATGACGTACGACTTCCTGAAGAACGTCCTCGGCCGCGACTCCATCGACGGCAAGGGTGAGAAGCTCGTCTCCTACGTCCACGTCAGCGAGAACTTCGTCAACGCGTACTGGGATGGCGAGAAGATGAGCTACGGCGACGGCGACGGCGTGGACTCCGGTCCGCTCACCGCGCTGGACATCGCGGGCCACGAAATCGCCCACGGCCTGACGGAGCGCACCGCCGGCCTCATCTACCGGGGCGAGTCGGGCGGCCTGAACGAGGCCTTCAGCGACATCATGGGCGCGGGCGTGGAGTGGTACGCGTCCACGCAGAACCCGGCCGTGAAGTTCAACTGGACCATCGGCGAGACGGCGTGGACGCCGACCAACGGCGATGACACGGACGGCCTGCGGTACATGGACGACCCGAAGAAGGACAACTACTCCATCGACAACTACAAGGACTACCCGAAGCAGACGGAGGTCCACGGCTCCAGCGGCATCGCGAACAACGCGTTCTACCTGCTGGCCAACGGTGGCACCAACCGCACGTCCAAGATTGAGGTGAAGGACGGCATCGGGATGGAGAAGGGCCTGAAGATCTACTACCGCGCCCTGGCCCACTACATGACGCCCAGCACCACGTTCGCCCAGGCGCGCACGGCCACCATCAAGGCGGCCACGGACCTGTACGGCGCGGACTCGGCCGAGGTGACGAAGGTGAAGGAGAGCTGGACCGCCGTCGGCGTGAACTAG
- a CDS encoding DUF2490 domain-containing protein codes for MRSLLPRLLALLLCGLAAPAALARPISSEPQLWYTVSAQGPIAEPFLYYLEAQPRFSKDDGRAVLRAAGGTRVTQDLSLWLGYGWIPVWSWDGVPRFRQNESRLYQQFLFTPRLGEVRTTVRARLEQRFLPGTTAVSHRARVMLRGALPVAAEGRLSLIVWDEAFVHLNSINDGPQRGFDMNRAFVGVGWKLGDHSSLEVGYLNAYTRRPSAETDQLIHALSVSMPFNFM; via the coding sequence ATGCGTTCGCTCCTCCCCCGCCTCCTCGCCCTCCTGCTCTGCGGCCTCGCTGCCCCCGCCGCCCTCGCCCGGCCCATCAGCTCCGAGCCCCAGCTCTGGTACACCGTCAGCGCTCAGGGCCCCATCGCCGAGCCGTTCCTCTATTACCTGGAGGCCCAGCCCCGCTTCAGCAAGGACGACGGCCGCGCCGTCCTGCGCGCCGCCGGCGGTACCCGCGTCACCCAGGACCTCTCCCTGTGGCTGGGCTACGGCTGGATTCCCGTCTGGTCATGGGATGGTGTGCCCAGGTTCCGTCAGAACGAGAGCCGCCTGTACCAGCAATTCCTGTTCACTCCTCGGCTGGGCGAGGTGCGGACCACAGTGCGTGCGCGCCTGGAGCAGCGCTTCCTGCCGGGCACCACGGCGGTGTCCCACCGCGCCCGGGTGATGCTGCGAGGCGCGCTGCCGGTGGCGGCCGAGGGGCGGCTGTCGCTCATCGTCTGGGACGAGGCCTTCGTCCACCTCAACTCCATCAACGACGGACCCCAGCGGGGCTTCGACATGAACCGCGCCTTCGTGGGCGTGGGCTGGAAGCTGGGCGACCACTCCTCCCTGGAGGTCGGCTACCTCAACGCCTACACCCGCCGCCCCTCCGCCGAGACGGACCAGCTCATCCACGCGCTCTCCGTGTCGATGCCCTTCAACTTCATGTGA
- a CDS encoding GAF domain-containing protein, which produces MATSAFSALMNVSQLLLEKGFEPGNVTSALGQVGAALDVDRVYIFENSTAPDGKLLCSQRYEWTAASASAQQDNPELRDVPYDEVMPSWVEPLSSGRVLKGAPRDFPSPARELLESQDIRSLLVCPIMLCGEWWGFVGFDDCRTERTWPGEESHVLQALSNALAGSLRHARLRNTLNSVQTQLRGIIERCAATTS; this is translated from the coding sequence ATGGCCACGAGTGCTTTCTCAGCCCTCATGAATGTCTCGCAGCTGTTGTTGGAGAAGGGCTTCGAGCCCGGCAACGTCACGTCCGCGCTCGGGCAGGTGGGCGCGGCGCTGGATGTGGACCGGGTCTACATCTTCGAGAACAGCACCGCGCCCGACGGGAAGCTGCTGTGCAGCCAGCGCTACGAGTGGACCGCGGCGAGCGCCTCCGCGCAGCAGGACAACCCCGAGCTGCGGGACGTGCCCTATGACGAGGTGATGCCGTCGTGGGTGGAGCCCCTGTCCTCGGGGCGGGTGCTCAAGGGCGCGCCGCGCGACTTCCCCTCGCCCGCGAGGGAGCTGTTGGAGAGCCAGGACATCCGCTCGCTGCTCGTCTGCCCCATCATGCTGTGCGGCGAGTGGTGGGGCTTCGTGGGCTTCGACGACTGTCGCACCGAGCGCACCTGGCCGGGCGAGGAGAGCCACGTGCTCCAGGCCCTGTCCAACGCGCTGGCGGGCTCGCTGCGCCACGCGCGCCTGCGCAACACGCTCAACAGCGTGCAGACGCAATTGCGCGGCATCATCGAGCGCTGCGCCGCCACCACTTCTTGA
- a CDS encoding polysaccharide lyase has protein sequence MKTRTLGVIAGAALVSFALVAHAAPLFRNTGTLAGWSSVNREHRGSVNEVTNVTYEGGTALKMTQIHDASYGGRYHSEVMRTNVYRRGDTGFYGFAFRLQQDWQFQPQSYNIAQFIADFSDTGCDDYMPSSMVWISGNQLFTRVKQGTICNQKTVTFGNLATVSAGVWHKIVIQAKWASDGTGFYKLWFDGVKVLEQYNLNTTIADDRYFQFRVGLYANGWYDDGYMQGSQPNRSIWFDEIGVGTTFADADPAQW, from the coding sequence ATGAAGACGAGAACGCTGGGAGTCATCGCAGGTGCAGCGCTGGTGTCGTTCGCGCTGGTCGCCCACGCCGCGCCGCTGTTCCGCAACACGGGGACGCTGGCCGGGTGGAGCTCGGTGAACCGGGAGCACCGGGGCTCGGTGAACGAGGTGACGAACGTCACCTACGAAGGCGGCACGGCGCTCAAGATGACGCAGATTCACGACGCGTCGTACGGCGGGCGCTACCACTCGGAGGTGATGCGCACCAACGTGTACCGCCGGGGCGACACCGGCTTCTACGGCTTCGCCTTCCGGCTGCAGCAGGACTGGCAGTTCCAGCCGCAGTCCTACAACATCGCGCAGTTCATCGCGGACTTCTCCGACACCGGCTGCGACGACTACATGCCGTCCAGCATGGTGTGGATTTCCGGCAACCAGCTCTTCACGCGGGTGAAGCAGGGCACCATCTGCAACCAGAAGACGGTGACCTTCGGCAACCTGGCCACGGTGTCGGCCGGGGTGTGGCACAAGATTGTCATCCAGGCGAAGTGGGCGAGCGACGGCACGGGCTTCTACAAGCTGTGGTTCGACGGCGTGAAGGTGCTCGAGCAGTACAACCTCAACACCACCATCGCCGACGACCGCTACTTCCAGTTCCGCGTCGGCCTGTATGCCAATGGCTGGTACGACGACGGCTACATGCAGGGCAGCCAGCCCAACCGCAGCATCTGGTTCGACGAGATTGGCGTCGGCACCACCTTCGCCGACGCCGACCCCGCCCAGTGGTAG
- a CDS encoding ABC transporter ATP-binding protein, which translates to MSDSGGQASAKWVIEVKDLHKTFGDNAALRGVNLEVPEGTTCVLMGVSGSGKSVLMKHIMGLMRPDRGFVKVYGDEVAKMDEATLNQMRRQQGVLFQANALFDSLNVYDNVAFPLRERTKMSEEEIRQTVDKTLAMVGLSHATTRFPGELSGGMQKRVGFARAAILQPKILLYDDPTAGLDPLTTASVNEIIFTGKQQLGATSLVITPDVASAFGMADHLALMHEGRIVEYGPPDAFRESQHPAVQAFLKNYLRRRAQRGRTT; encoded by the coding sequence ATGAGTGACTCGGGCGGACAGGCGTCGGCGAAGTGGGTCATCGAGGTGAAGGACCTGCACAAGACCTTCGGGGACAACGCCGCGCTGAGGGGCGTGAACCTGGAGGTGCCCGAGGGCACGACGTGCGTGCTGATGGGGGTGTCGGGCTCCGGCAAGTCGGTGCTGATGAAGCACATCATGGGGCTGATGCGGCCGGACCGGGGCTTCGTGAAGGTGTACGGGGACGAGGTCGCGAAGATGGACGAGGCGACGCTGAACCAGATGCGTCGTCAGCAGGGGGTCCTCTTCCAGGCGAATGCCCTGTTCGACTCGCTGAACGTGTACGACAACGTGGCGTTCCCGTTGCGGGAGCGCACGAAGATGTCGGAGGAGGAGATCCGGCAGACGGTGGACAAGACGTTGGCGATGGTGGGGTTGTCGCATGCCACCACGCGCTTCCCAGGGGAGCTGTCGGGAGGCATGCAGAAGCGCGTGGGCTTCGCGCGCGCGGCCATCCTGCAGCCGAAGATCCTGCTCTACGACGACCCCACCGCCGGTCTGGACCCGCTCACGACGGCGTCGGTGAATGAAATCATCTTCACGGGCAAGCAGCAGCTGGGCGCCACGTCGTTGGTGATTACGCCGGACGTGGCCTCGGCGTTCGGCATGGCGGACCACCTGGCGCTGATGCACGAGGGGAGAATCGTCGAGTACGGCCCGCCGGACGCCTTCCGTGAGTCCCAGCACCCCGCCGTGCAGGCGTTCCTCAAGAACTACCTGCGGCGACGCGCACAGCGGGGGCGGACGACGTAG
- a CDS encoding putative metal-binding motif-containing protein: MTARYWRAVLVLLLVVTGCDSSEGKGDAGTVVEDGGPDAGPDGGNEDAGLGDAGTDPLACEKQHGVCAGAKRALVDGAYEPECTALSYGADYERAETRCDGLDNDCDGVTDPSFSSRVTNLEMPYVNGLSILRTDQGVFVSMSGNGVRILRLNTDLVLQGTGTVSMPWTRKDVPVGESFAAKLLRTQDGLALVYATHGPGLRPPFRTYLVPLDAQGSPKTGPEGELLEYPLVDWQGDGRAPRMATSPQGDRVVVVWRTGTEQTPPFQVMGAVTDLRGQVLVAPKVLFTSPERKQPWTSDVLVLRNEEVLVAVTDESPALGGDTVRLRRFDTHLDPVGDERSFELAYGAAPQLVELGATRGGPLESPVLLMRSRVGPPWVTQVQVVQNLFSGGMGETWSEVPAPQVVWYGALADEGVLRLAWLSEYKDHEAPSPGGDPMLGWTARLWTQDEGHSLVDRTPGLEDLPLHRYSQWVLMEKLAPRRVGALYMTSTVEGSSLDAVRYCTP, translated from the coding sequence ATGACTGCAAGGTATTGGCGGGCTGTCCTGGTCCTGTTGCTGGTGGTGACGGGGTGCGATTCCTCGGAGGGGAAGGGCGACGCGGGCACGGTGGTGGAGGATGGTGGACCGGACGCGGGCCCTGATGGAGGCAATGAGGACGCGGGCCTCGGTGACGCAGGCACGGACCCGCTGGCCTGCGAGAAGCAGCACGGCGTCTGCGCCGGAGCAAAGCGCGCGCTGGTGGATGGAGCGTACGAGCCGGAGTGCACGGCGCTCTCCTATGGCGCGGACTACGAGCGCGCGGAGACGCGCTGTGACGGACTCGACAACGATTGTGACGGCGTGACGGACCCGTCGTTCTCGTCGCGCGTCACGAACCTGGAGATGCCCTATGTGAACGGCCTCTCCATTCTCCGGACGGACCAGGGCGTCTTCGTGTCCATGAGCGGCAATGGGGTTCGCATCCTGCGGTTGAACACGGACCTGGTGCTGCAGGGAACCGGGACAGTGTCGATGCCCTGGACTCGCAAGGACGTGCCGGTGGGAGAGAGTTTTGCGGCGAAGCTCCTGCGAACGCAGGACGGGCTCGCGTTGGTCTACGCCACGCATGGCCCGGGCCTCAGGCCCCCATTCCGCACGTATCTCGTCCCGTTGGATGCCCAGGGCTCGCCGAAGACCGGGCCCGAGGGTGAGCTGCTGGAGTACCCTCTCGTCGACTGGCAGGGAGATGGGCGAGCGCCTCGGATGGCGACGTCTCCCCAGGGAGACCGGGTGGTGGTGGTCTGGCGTACGGGGACCGAGCAGACACCTCCGTTCCAGGTGATGGGGGCGGTGACGGACCTCCGGGGACAGGTGCTCGTCGCGCCGAAGGTGCTCTTCACGAGTCCCGAGAGAAAGCAGCCATGGACCAGTGACGTCCTCGTGCTGCGCAACGAAGAAGTCCTGGTGGCAGTGACCGATGAATCCCCCGCGCTGGGGGGCGATACCGTGCGGCTGCGCCGCTTCGACACCCACCTGGACCCGGTGGGCGACGAGCGCTCCTTCGAGCTCGCGTATGGCGCGGCGCCTCAACTGGTGGAGCTGGGGGCCACGCGTGGAGGCCCGCTGGAGTCGCCGGTGTTGCTGATGCGCTCGCGGGTGGGACCGCCGTGGGTCACCCAGGTCCAGGTCGTCCAGAACCTCTTCAGTGGAGGCATGGGGGAGACCTGGAGCGAAGTGCCCGCGCCCCAGGTCGTCTGGTACGGCGCGCTCGCGGACGAAGGCGTGCTGCGGTTGGCGTGGCTCTCCGAGTACAAGGACCACGAGGCGCCGTCCCCGGGAGGCGACCCCATGCTCGGCTGGACCGCGCGCCTGTGGACCCAGGATGAGGGACATTCGCTGGTGGACCGGACACCGGGCCTGGAGGACCTGCCACTGCATCGGTATTCCCAGTGGGTCCTGATGGAGAAGCTCGCGCCTCGCCGCGTGGGCGCGCTCTACATGACGTCCACGGTGGAGGGCAGCTCGCTGGACGCGGTCCGCTACTGCACGCCGTAA